The Gillisia sp. Hel_I_86 genome has a segment encoding these proteins:
- a CDS encoding rhomboid family intramembrane serine protease, whose protein sequence is MQQRQPFVFSTGVIAYPLLFILIIWLVFWFEIRFGFDFNHFGIQPRTLKGLRGILFSPFIHSDIKHLFHNTIPLFILTMALFYFYRNISWKVLFVGLLLTGFFTWVIGRPANHIGASGIIYLLASFLFFKGIFSKYYRLIALSLIVVFLYGGMLWFVVPVDPKISWEGHLSGLGVGLLLASIFRQKIIKNPKYEWEKEDYNPEKDVFMSHFDEHGNFIETGEEPENLDSTYNYIFKENKKEKE, encoded by the coding sequence TTGCAGCAACGTCAGCCATTTGTTTTTTCTACAGGAGTAATCGCCTATCCGTTATTGTTCATTCTAATTATATGGCTGGTTTTTTGGTTTGAAATCAGGTTTGGGTTCGATTTTAATCATTTTGGAATTCAACCAAGAACTTTAAAAGGTCTAAGAGGGATCCTTTTTTCACCCTTTATCCACTCAGATATAAAACACCTTTTTCATAACACAATTCCGTTGTTCATTTTAACTATGGCGCTGTTCTATTTTTATAGAAACATTAGTTGGAAGGTATTGTTCGTGGGTTTGCTCTTAACTGGATTTTTTACTTGGGTCATAGGCCGGCCGGCCAATCATATAGGAGCCAGTGGAATTATCTATTTATTGGCCTCTTTTTTATTTTTTAAAGGCATTTTTTCAAAATACTATAGATTAATAGCCCTTTCGCTCATTGTGGTTTTTCTTTATGGAGGGATGTTGTGGTTCGTTGTTCCGGTAGACCCCAAAATTTCTTGGGAAGGTCATTTATCTGGATTGGGGGTGGGACTGCTTCTAGCATCTATTTTTCGGCAAAAAATCATAAAAAACCCAAAATATGAATGGGAGAAAGAAGATTATAATCCAGAAAAAGATGTTTTCATGAGCCATTTTGATGAACATGGCAATTTCATAGAAACTGGAGAGGAACCTGAAAACCTAGATTCGACCTATAATTATATTTTCAAAGAGAACAAGAAAGAAAAAGAATAG
- a CDS encoding REP-associated tyrosine transposase, which yields MSTKYKATTTEEAFYITITTVGWIDVFTRLNQKQVIINALQYCQQNKGLEIYAYCLMSNHIHLLCQGTNGFILSSIIRDFKKFTSKKIIQTINEEPESRREWMLNYFKKSCEHLKREQQYKVWQNGYHAEIVKSNWFIKQKVNYIHNNPVKAKIVALPEDYYFSSARNYADLENDLEVVLLDLF from the coding sequence ATGTCAACAAAATACAAAGCTACAACAACTGAAGAAGCTTTTTATATAACCATCACTACGGTAGGTTGGATAGATGTTTTTACAAGGCTAAATCAAAAACAAGTTATTATTAATGCCTTGCAGTATTGTCAACAAAACAAAGGATTGGAAATCTATGCCTATTGTTTAATGTCTAACCACATTCATTTACTCTGCCAAGGTACAAACGGTTTTATTTTGTCTAGCATCATTAGGGATTTTAAAAAATTTACATCCAAGAAAATTATTCAAACAATTAATGAAGAACCTGAAAGTCGCCGAGAGTGGATGTTGAATTATTTTAAAAAATCCTGTGAACATCTAAAAAGGGAACAACAATACAAAGTCTGGCAAAATGGCTATCATGCCGAAATCGTGAAATCCAATTGGTTTATAAAGCAAAAAGTCAATTATATCCATAATAATCCTGTAAAAGCCAAAATTGTAGCTTTGCCTGAAGATTATTATTTCAGTTCTGCAAGGAATTATGCAGATTTAGAGAATGATTTGGAAGTTGTATTATTGGATTTGTTTTGA
- the rlmB gene encoding 23S rRNA (guanosine(2251)-2'-O)-methyltransferase RlmB, which translates to MEENTTIFGIRTVMEAIQSEKNIDKIYIQKGLNNPLFQELLSLIGKRGFNISYVPVEKLQKLTQGNHQGVVAKISPIEFPDMEEIVQKVLEDASTTPLFLLLDQITDARNFGAIIRTAECCGVHAIIIQDKGGAPVNADTVKTSAGAVFNIPICKVSHIKDAIYYLQGSGINVVAATEKSDQSIYETELNKPMALVMGSEGRGINPSVLKIVNDKAKLPMFGSIGSLNVSVACGAFLYEIVRQRS; encoded by the coding sequence ATGGAAGAAAATACTACAATTTTTGGGATTAGAACGGTGATGGAGGCTATTCAAAGTGAAAAGAACATCGATAAGATCTATATCCAAAAAGGGCTTAATAATCCGCTGTTCCAAGAACTATTATCATTGATAGGTAAAAGGGGTTTTAATATTTCCTATGTACCTGTTGAAAAGTTACAAAAGCTTACCCAAGGAAACCATCAAGGAGTTGTAGCCAAGATCTCCCCCATAGAATTTCCAGATATGGAGGAAATAGTGCAAAAAGTATTGGAAGATGCCTCAACCACTCCCCTTTTCTTGCTTTTGGATCAAATTACAGATGCCAGAAACTTTGGGGCGATCATTAGAACTGCGGAATGTTGTGGAGTTCACGCAATCATTATTCAAGACAAAGGTGGCGCACCTGTGAATGCCGATACCGTAAAAACTTCTGCAGGAGCTGTATTTAATATTCCTATATGCAAAGTAAGCCATATTAAAGATGCCATTTATTACCTCCAAGGATCTGGGATCAATGTAGTGGCCGCAACAGAAAAAAGCGATCAATCTATCTACGAGACAGAATTGAACAAACCCATGGCTTTGGTAATGGGCAGTGAAGGACGGGGAATTAACCCTTCAGTATTAAAAATCGTGAACGATAAGGCCAAATTGCCCATGTTTGGAAGTATTGGCTCCTTAAACGTTTCTGTAGCCTGTGGCGCTTTTCTATATGAAATCGTAAGGCAACGCTCTTAA